The Camelina sativa cultivar DH55 chromosome 18, Cs, whole genome shotgun sequence DNA window TGAAGGAGACCGTAGGCGAAGATGCTCGGGATCATGAATTTCGCGTAGGAGCCAGCGAGTGTAGCGATGGCTTTGTTTTGTCCAAAGAAGACAAGAAAGTGCTCTGTGTTTGCCCAGATGATGGAGAGAGGAATAGAAGCTAGTGTAAGAACAAACATTGCTCTTTGCATTTGTATCCCTAACATTCCGTACTTCTTTGCTCCGAACGATTGGCCACAAAGTGTATCTAACGCACTAGCTGTTCCCATCTGGTCATGAGGAatatggaaaaggaaaaaagtgaaTCAGTGTAGATTTCTTGCTTCACACGTAAACGTCCAACGCAATTTGTAAACAATATTAAATCTGGATTCGTTGACATCATTAGTAACTGTTTCAATGTTTGACAAAGTTATTGGTTTCAAGTTCAAGTAGGAAAATATAAGCAATAATtcacttctttatttttttattttggcgtTTTTCACTTTGGTCCATCCATATAATGACAAAGTTTGTTTGAATATATTTCTTGTCGTTAAATCTGTATGAGTGGCAGAGAAGTTGCTTACGCAACTTCAACTAGGATATTCAAACAAGGTGGCCTGTGATAAGTCCATCATACgatgaataaaataatatccttactataaaattactatttttttctctttttggagATATATGtttaagttttcttcttcttcttcttggggttagatattatatgtttaaaggTTTCGAactatatagaagaaaaatatctctGGGTGCATAtatagaataaaaacaaaaaggaaattacAATATCACTCATAAACCAATTTAAGTTTCAAATTCAGAcctttttaatgtaaatttatatagaagaaaattattatGTGTGAATTTATAAGATATgcattaaaaaccaaaaaaaaaaaaaaaaNNNNNNNNNNNNNNNNNNNNNNNNNNNNNNNNNNNNNNNNNNNNNNNNNNNNNNNNNNNNNNNNNNNNNNNNNNNNNNNNNNNNNNNNNNNNNNNNNNNNNNNNNNNNNNNNNNNNNNNNNNNNNNNNNNNNNNNNNNNNNNNNNNNNNNNNNNNNNNNNNNNNNNNNNNNNNNNNNNNNNNNNNNNNNNNNNNNNNNNNNNNNNNNNNNNNNNNNNNNNNNNNNNNNNNNNNNNNNNNNNNNNNNNNNNNNNNNNNNNNNNNNNNNNNNNNNNNNNNNNNNNNNNNNNNNNNNNNNNNNNNNNNNNNNNNNNNNNNNNNNNNNNNNNNNNNNNNNNNNNNNNNNNNNNNNNNNNNNNNNNNNNNNNNNNNNNNNNNNNNNNNNNNNNNNNNNNNNNNNNNNNNNNNNNNNNNNNNNNNNNNNNNNNNNNNNNNNNNNNNNNNNNNNNNNNNNNNNNNNNNNNNNNNNNNNNNNNNNNNNNNNNNNNNNNNNNNNNNNNNNNNNNNNNNNNNNNNNNNNNNNNNNNNNNNNNNNNNNNNNNNNNNNNNNNNNNNNNNNNNNNNNNNNNNNNNNNNNNNNNNNNNNNNNNNNNNNNNNNNNNNNNNNNNNNNNNNNNNNNNNNNNNNNNNNNNNNNNNNNNNNNNNNNNNNNNNNNNNNNNNNNNNNNNNNNNNNNNNNNAGGAAGCTGAAACCGGTGACGGAGGCGAAAGAGGTGGCGATGGAGGCGgcggagagaggaagagagccAAGATGGCCGACGAACATGACGGAGATAACTTGGAGACAAAACTGAAGAAGACTCACGGCGATGAGTGGACCCGAAAGCCATAGTTGtttcttcacttcttcctttACACTACTCTTCTCTCCGATTAAAGGCCATGACAAttcatcttctcctctttctctatcttccctcatattttttttttgttgagaaagaGCAAAGATATGGACAAATAACGATTTTCCTGTCTTTAAGGGCTTTGTGTTAGGTCCTGtctctttcctttctctctctctgtccttATTGATGTATGATGTGTGGTGTGTGGCGATcgagtagtattttttttcatttgtcaactttataaatagaattatacaGGAGTGACTTATGTAGGTATCTACGTGGCTGATAACGAAAATCAAATGGAGTTTTTATTCCTTTAAAATATGGAATGGTAGTCGCATAGACGCATACCAGAGCACGTACAAGAACAGTTGTGACttgcaaataattaataaataaaaaatcataatagaATAGCTTGACTAACTGTGTGTATTAATCCTCTTGATATAGATTTTGTAGCGAATGGGAGGAGAATATATTCTTCATTCAAACAGAAGCTCAGACGTTGAAGCTCTAGGCATAGATTTTAAATCCTCCTTCGTCTATTCAAGATTGGAGGTTGATACCAAGGCGACTGCCACTTTCTTTAAACACTTTGAGTTAGCAAGTATGTATCTCATGAGCtgtttctcttctttgcttGCTCTATATCCCTCCCACGCAAACTCCTCTAAATGAGACGACAAGCATCTGGGGGCTAAACTTGGTTGGTTCCATGAGAATGCTAGATTCCCGGGTTGATATCCATTATTATCCTGGATGCAAGTAagtacataaaattttaaagagtatgaatcaaagaatcaatctacaacaacaacaagtataGTGTGTTGTTACCTACCAAGATATATAGACATCGTAGTTGAGGAGAGTTGTTGAGGATTATTGAAAGTTGATCCAACCAAAGATGGCCAAATGTATATAGATTGAAGTGCTGAAGTCGAGAGAAGGTAATGCCACTAGACTTAAGAGGCTGCAATGACTTTAAACAACAGACAATATTAAGCAACATGATTTATAAACTAACAAGGACGAATAGAGGGAGAAACAGTGATAAAAGCTATATGGAATCCATACCATTGGATGTTCCAAAGATAAAATAAGAGACGTGACAATTGAGATAGCTCTAAGAAACTTGTCATCATATTTACAGAAAACGGAGATACGTGGCACATCAAAGCGAAGCTTATTCACAATGGGGAAAGGGTATCTCCAGAAATCATTGATGCCGAGGTACACTCTCGATCCAGCAAGAACTAAGCAACTTGATAGAAGCCTCTCGAGAGAATATTCGTCTTTGAATATCACAAAGAATAGGCGCAATATTTTTAGTGACGGGAGGCAAACCGAAGTAGGCACATCCACAAGAATCTTGTCCGAAAGAGTCATTTCCACTAGCGTTTTGCATGTGTAAAAGCTCTTACGCAAGCTAGTAGGCTTCGCGGTCCAGAGTAGCTCCAACTCTACCTTGCGCACAGAGCGATCAACTGCATTTTGCAACCAATTTCCCAACATCTACATCAGTAGGACGTTTTCTACCGAGTTGGATACACAAAGTTTCTAATGAAGGTGCCTTGTGAAGTTCCGATTAAAATAATGAGATGTGTGCTAGATCTACAGACTTGTATGACAGATCTGTATGTGTGATGCTTAACAAAGAGATGAAAGGATAGTGAAGtgacgacacaagagatttgttaacggggtacggataacctacatccccgggaccaagtccagaatcATTCACTAGAATTAGAACGCAAAAGTCACATTTGCCAATGGTATCTAGCACACACTTGTGCCTACCACTCTAATCTACATGAACTAAGGAACCACCACTCTTTTCCTTTTCCGACGAGTGTGAACATCTACAAAAACCACCAGCATATTCTCTATCTTACTGGTGGGacaacaccacacacaacatgTGTGCTTCTCTCAATTTTAGGTCTAGGGTGCGTAAGCTTCTTCTAACACcacctcttccttttatacctcttagagttctccacaaaccttaggttccacaagcttcttcctcttgaattttgggtaaaagcttgttctctttttgtcaacttgacccATGCTTTTGTTTCTGACACACCTAACACAAGTATGCTTTTCTGACATAGCCGTTCCACTGTTTGCTGCAACTTGAAGCTTTTCcgctctgttgcactacacaaccTCTTCACGAGGTTTACCCTGTTTCcagctctgttgcactacacaTCCACCAAACATGTCTGCTCTGGTTCCACCTCTGTTGTACTTCAGGTTTACTCAACTGCTATATATCTTTGCTCTGTTATAGTTGCTCATTTCTTTCTGCTCTGATGTGCTTTCAGGTTCCTCAGCTGATTAAGAATATCTTGGCTGAGTtctcacttcttggatcttcaCAATAAGACTCCAAGGTTCAGCATGTCACTTAATTCCATGTGACTTCACATTGAGCTGTCTTGGCTGTGGTAGATTCTCTGATTCTCTATCTGAGGAGTCATTGCGTCTGTGTCTGTAGTTGGTTACATATATTCCATTTTGTTCATTGCTTCTATGTCTGAACATGTGTTTATATCAGGTTTGCTCATTGtttcttgatcatctctcttgAGTCTTATAACcagtaacaacaccaatatatctTTACCGATAACTTTTCAAGAAACTTCCAAACGCTTTCGCACTCATCACTAGTGTCTGTGTACTCGATTTTAGGCACCAACGTCCAGAGATAACGCCATCGTTTTGACAAAACCATTGTGGCCATTGCATCTTTCGTTGGGACAAGCAACAAAATCTGGATGAACAAATCGTTGGGTAACGAACTGATACTGTCTCTAGAAACAGTGACCTCTTCATTTCTTTGATTACAACGTTCGACCTCTAGTGATGATGACATAGC harbors:
- the LOC104763401 gene encoding putative F-box/FBD/LRR-repeat protein At5g52460, whose product is MSSSLEVERCNQRNEEVTVSRDSISSLPNDLFIQILLLVPTKDAMATMVLSKRWRYLWTLVPKIEYTDTSDECESMLGNWLQNAVDRSVRKVELELLWTAKPTSLRKSFYTCKTLVEMTLSDKILVDVPTSVCLPSLKILRLFFVIFKDEYSLERLLSSCLVLAGSRVYLGINDFWRYPFPIVNKLRFDVPRISVFCKYDDKFLRAISIVTSLILSLEHPMDNNGYQPGNLAFSWNQPSLAPRCLSSHLEEFAWEGYRASKEEKQLMRYILANSKCLKKVAVALVSTSNLE